One genomic region from Nymphaea colorata isolate Beijing-Zhang1983 chromosome 10, ASM883128v2, whole genome shotgun sequence encodes:
- the LOC116262112 gene encoding uncharacterized protein P8A3.02c, producing the protein MELDDQKSALREVFGDSSDGEPEGEEDHPRIVLEREHNPPAWEKVEGINGLWICENFLSPCNQISLLHAIQQEGWFSEQSHNQAMRFGDLPNWAIELSCCIHEAVYLFELNGENHGHLTACAHCKVEEHPFPADLLWREPLFDQMIVNVYHPGEGICSHVDLMRFDDGIAIISLESDCVMHFTLAKEASSSQKGKEEDKGYCISDKVPVLLKPGSLVLMSGEARYLWKHEINRKPGFQVWEGREIGQQKRTSVTLRRLCVTG; encoded by the exons ATGGAGTTGGATGACCAGAAGAGCGCTCTGAGAGAAGTGTTTGGGGACTCCTCAGACGGAGAACCTGAAGGGGAAGAAGATCATCCCAGGATTGTATTGGAAAGAGAG CACAATCCGCCGGCGTGGGAGAAGGTGGAAGGCATAAACGGTCTGTGGATCTGCGAAAATTTCCTCTCTCCATGCAATCAAATCTCATTACTCCACGCCATTCAACAAG AAGGATGGTTTTCCGAGCAATCTCACAATCAG GCTATGAGGTTTGGAGATCTTCCAAATTGGGCTATTGAACTTTCCTGCTGCATCCATGAAGCTGTTTATCTGTTTGAGTTGAATGGTGAAAATCATGGCCATTTAACTGCTTGTGCTCACTGCAAAGTGGAAGAGCACCCGTTTCCAGCTGATCTGCTCTGGAGGGAGCCACTTTTTGACCAAATGATTGTCAATGTATACCATCCGGGTGAG GGAATATGCAGTCACGTAGACCTCATGCGTTTTGATGATGGAATTGCCATAATCTCGTTGGAATCTGATTGTGTGATGCACTTCACATTAGCGAAGGAGGCTTCCAGCAGCCAGAAAGGCAAAGAAGAGGACAAAGGATATTGTATTTCGGACAAGGTTCCTGTCCTCTTAAAGCCTGGATCTCTTGTTCTCATGTCAGGAGAGGCTCGCTATCTGTGGAAACATGAAATTAACCGCAAGCCAGGGTTTCAGGTCTGGGAGGGGAGAGAAATTGGCCAACAGAAAAGAACGTCTGTCACTCTACGGAGGCTCTGTGTGACAGG GTGA